From Solanum stenotomum isolate F172 chromosome 2, ASM1918654v1, whole genome shotgun sequence:
taagtgtttttttttattaaaaaaaattaggaagaaCGAAGATAGGGACAAAGATTTGGgttttatgtatattatttaggcctattatttatataataaaaaagaaacatggaACATGAGAATATAagaaagttgttggtcctttgTTAGACAAAATCACCACAAAAAATGGAGTTTTGTCATTACGGCTAGATAGtctttttcaatatatattCTCATTTACTACAGCATGCATCtccttttaaaatatattcttgatgtaaattaaaataattccaCCAACTTTAATTTAGGTTTAAAGTAACTTTATTATACATAATGTCATAAAGAAATTGATCTTAGACCTATTTTAATCTGAAAAATTAACTCATGATATGGGAGTCAAAATAGGAAGTACTATAGTCtaataagtaaataataataataataataataataataatataatttgaaaaaattgaagattaagAAACTACAAATATAATGTTTAAGATTATTAATATGGAAGGATAAGTGAGCAAGAAATCTTACTAGCTTAATTGAATGACTATTAAAACTTTCACCTTGTTGATTATAATTCGACTCTCCATTGCCCCCACCCTCAATTGTAAGAAAAAAAGGATAAGTAGGACAATACTCAACCAACCAATACAGAATTTATTGAACACTGTGAATTCTAAGTTGGATAAAAAATGTGGATTCTGACACTTAGTTAGGATTGAAGacaaaagttaaaaagtttGGTATGAGTGGTGGCTTAAATAAATGTGGTCAAAGTATATAACCGAAAGTACGCACTGTGAGTCTGTGAGTGTAGGTGACAATATATTATTAATGCTCAGCCAAGttgtttgtttgtttacttCTCTTCCTATTCCATTCCCCCTTTGGCCCATCATGTCAAAAATCAATCTTTTACAACCTTCTTTTGTAGGCCCCTTAATACAAAATCGTCTGTGTGAGATGAACCAAACCAAAGTGGTTGAAGTTGAACGGGACCTCCTCTCCTCCCCATCTATTCTTCCCTTTGACAATTTCTGTGCCCCACCGTagagttatgcatgtattgtcCCGAATTTGAGTCCTCCTGAATCAAGGAGCGTTGTTGAACAAGGATGATCTTTTACTTCCAAGTCAATATGTATCTTGTTTACATTTGATAAACAATGGATTACAGGAAATGGACAATAGATTATATTAAAGGGGAAGAGAGTGACAAAATTATGGCTTTGAACATAGCTAAAAGCCAATGTATTATAATACATACAACTACTCCCTAAACCCCTGTGCCTCCCAAATTCTTTTATTTCCCTCCCTCTAGAATACAAAAATACTTTATAATACCGATGTCCAAAAGGCACCTTCTTCCCTCATCGATCTCTACAAGTTACAGGAGATTTCGACTTGTCACAAGGGTTAACCCGACCTAATCTACTGGAGTCGGTCTTGCTACTACTATGACTACTAACTACTTTTCTACAATGTTTAGTTGGGTTGGGACAGAGAGGAGGTGTCCTTCCGCTGGTTTCTGGAATGCCAGTATAACCTTTACGATCATGTAACCCTGTCCAAAAACCCTGACCATCCCCAGCTGTTTCTGGGTTGCCACTACAACTGGTCTCTTCATGCGCAGAAGCATAACGGTCCAAATCAGCAAGGGGTGAATGCCTTGAGTACAGAGGGGAGGGAGAAGATGAGGATGAGGATGTGTCAGAATCAGATGAACTCCTCCAGAGGCTATTCCAACAGACCCCAGAGTCGCcaaatatatcaatatttaagtCATCTGTGCTCGTTGAATCCCTGTTAGTGCTGTCTGTACTGCAAGAACCAAGCTCAGAGAAGAAAGATGACTGTTCACTCGAAGTGTCCTCCTCAAATATTGGCCTAATAGGCCTCACACTTGTATGACTAGGATAAGAACATTCATTGCAAGTTTTACTAGTTGAATCGCCATGAGAAGAGTCCCATGGACTTCTTGTATGGGATCTTGATTTACAAGTCAGTTGCTTTGATCTCTTTGGATCACGAGGAATTGTCAAACTCCTCATTATCCTCGGCCCCCGTGGCGAGCacctaaaaagggaaaaaagaaaatgtcagCTACAATCAATAAAAAGATAGAAGAATGCATACCTCAACTAGAAGGAGATGTGTCTATAGTTTTACCTTGAATAAAGAAGCATGTACGCTCCCTTCGACAAGACTCTTTCTAGTTCCACAGATTTTACCTACAAATATGACAAAGACCACATCAAAACCTCACAAAAGACCATGGAAGAAACATCATGTTGTGTGAAATAATGCATGAAGCAGAATCGCGAGGAAATGGAGTATCACAGTTCTCCAACATCATAGAACACATTAAAGCACATCAAGAGCACTTTTAGTAGTTCTAAGCCGAAAGGAACAACCACTTTGTCACAACAAATGCCTAATTTCTCATAAGCTTACCAATACCCAATGCCcagaagtgaagaaaaaaaactatacaATCAATGGGAAAAATTCAGAAGATAAAATGAGATGTGtaaaaataagctttaaaaTGTGAACTATAAGTAAAAGCTCCGTAGGAGACATACCGAACTATCATCAACTTTATACCACTTATTCTGAAAGTTCCTCACGTAACACACATAGTGACCAGAAAATGCAGCATTCATTACGTCCAAGTGAACCACAACTCCATACAGCTGATAAACTGGTGACTTATCACTTGTCCCACTCATATATGGTGCCAGGTTCAAAAACTCTGGGAATTTGATTGTCTTGTTTAGCTTCCCAAATTTACCTGACTGCAAAACTAGAGACAGTGAGCAATTggaaacaaaatgaaaatacgAGGAAGTATTTCCTTCAATCACTATCAAAAACTGAAGGAGACAACACTTCATTCAAAACAGTACCTGAAATCTCTTCAATGCAACAGTGAGGACATTAGGAGCCTCCACCactttcaactttttcttaGCCTTCTCATATGATTTACATCTGAAAGATGCAGCAAAAGTTTAGTCCAAAAATGTGCTGCAAATCTATTTTACTTGAGCATTTCAATGAATATGGCATGCATGCACAAGAGTCGAACAACCTGCTCATAACCAAACAAATTACAAATACACAGAAATTTCATACCACTACTGGACATTCTAGAAGTGAAGATGTACAATGCAATTAGAATAATCATTTTTCTCTAGATCGAGAGAGATGAGAAGGATTTGGGGATAGCATCGTATTTTCCAAGATGgataaaaacaaagaaacaaaTCAATGAAATTTTAATCATCAACCCAGTTAATTCCAAGGAATGACACTACCATTAGACACGGAATCGAAACATTAATGCACGCAAAGTATCTAGACCCactaataaaagaaaagtaagagaTAACTCCCAAATgaaatataaaggaaaagaattcAGAGGATAACATAAACACATCAAAATAATGAAGTATGGGACAATCAGATCGAACCTGCCACATCGGTACTTGTTTTCACCATCTAGAGTCTCAGTATGAGTAAATTGTTTCAAAGCTTCTTCCAAGGTGCCTATATCTCCGTCTATTTCAACAGTAAGATCCATTATTCTCTCTTGCCTCTCAGATTTGCCCCCACATCTCATGCACTCAATCTTCCAGTGGAATTTTCAGAAATCAGTACAgaaatttttcaagaaatattaAGCTTACATTTAACAACTATTAAAAGTCAGCAGTTACCTTTGAACGAAGATAGCCCCCAAATGTAAGCCCAATGAGACTCGTTTCTTCTTCAAAAGAGCCAGGTGCAGTAACCCCAGCTTCCTTCAAGCAAATGGATTGCATTGTGTCGATTACATACCTATTGAGTTAGGAAAACAGACATAAACAACTTAGAACTTCAAGATATACTTGCACATCTACAGGCTCCACAGATACAGAAAATATACCTAAGAAATTCATGAGCGTCTTCTTCTCTACCATTACCAAGATTGCTCCCGATGCTTTCGAGATGGGAAATTATACTACTCGGAGATAGGGGAGAGTTCCCATCTTTTGCTTTTAGAACTAAACTTTCGAATTCGCATGTGAAGCACCACCCTTTCTTTTCACCTGATAGCAGCATATAAAAATAGGGAAAACTGGTGAGTTTAATTTCGATCTGGGGTCTGAGAATGatgagttttttaaaaataaacctAACAAACAGAAGTGGACATACATGTCTTAGAGTGGAGCCCTTGAAGAAAATATGAAGTAAGTGGTGGTGTAAATGCCAGGCACTGAAGGACAGCATTAGCGTAGCAGCTGCAGCACATTGCAGAAAAAATTAGGCATGAAGAAATACACAAATATTTGAGATTGTGATGAGTATCTCACCACCTAGCAAGTACCAGAATTGCTTACACAAGGGAATAgccaaataaacaacaatagATTTAGAATTTCTATCTTCAAGTTGAGACATTAACTGGGCAGCAAAATATAGGAAAATAGGACAGCAAGAAATCTGAATATTCGGCCATTAAATCTTGACAAAAGCCTCTTAAAGTAGTCAATTAATATCTGATTCCCTTGTCTTTTCACAATGTTATTTTCATTGAAGCCAATCAATCTTCGTGTTTAAGGAGGGCATAAAACATCATAAATTCCAGGTATATTTTGGCCCACAACATCCTCTCTTTTGGAACATCACCACATCGAGATATTAGTTGAAAGCCCCAAAGCAAACTGCACTAAGAAGATATTTACAAGAAAGGACTCTTCAACTCAAGAATTTGTGAAAAGATAATTATATCACAGTGGGAGAGTTTAAAATGAGTAATGTTAACCATTCCATTATTCACACACGCCCTTCGATGACTTATCGGCTGCCTTGCTTGAGGAATAGTTTCACATCATAAATTTATGCAATAATGATCTCAACAGAAAAAGGCTCTTGAACGTCACACTGTCAATCATCATGAATCATGCAAAGTGTTTCTCATATATTTTGAACCTCATAGTAATCAACCAAATTCTTGGTAGACTGAACAACCAATGGCTGAGAAACTTTTACTCCTAAAAAGGGAATGCATGTTCGGAGACTTCAATAAAGTGATATAACTACTTGAAATCAGaatgttaagaaaaaaaatccaaacaCGTGGATAAGAAAGTTATACAAGGCACAATTAGTCCAAAACTAGCTAAATCTCATGCCACATACCTGTTACCACAATTTACAAGGCCAAATGGCCGCAATTCATTCTTCCAGTTATGAAGCTTCACAAAACTTTCATATGGAAATAGAGCCTGAAAAGAAACATATCTGATGAATGCAGTGTTCTATAATCTGACGTGCATTACAGGTGAAAATCACAGATAAGCTGGAGTAATGCATACCTTGTTGCCATATCTTCCATTGACATCACTCTCTTCCCCTCGGGTCAGCTTTGAACTCCTGAGCTGATCAACAACTTTTAAAACAGATGACTTCAAGCCATTCTTTGCATTTGGTAATGGAGCACTAGACTCTGCCGAACAGGCACTGGCCACTTGAGTGCCATTGATCTTTGCTGACTTCACATATTGGATATCATGCCTATTGTTAGAAGAGATATTATCAGAAATTTTGGCAGGAAAAGATCCTTTTTGTCTATCTTTTGGCAATTGTAGAGCACTGGTAGAGTCTTCAACGCCACGATATGACTTGCTGGGGCTTGAGGATCGCAAACTAACTTTCAACCCATCGTGCTTCTTTAAATTAGCAGAACCACTAGATGAGGAGTATCTACCTTCCTCAGAGGTCAATGTGCATTTATCACGGGAGCCATGCACATCAAGCTGATCCGAAGTTACAGACCGCGAAGCTGATGACCTGCTACTTTCTTTCTGGTCTTTAATTTCAAATCTTGATTCAGCTCGATTGACTGGTTTCAGCACTTCCACCATAATTGGAGTTGGATTTTCCAGATTCTTTTTTGAGTTCGATCCTTGTTCACCTGCCTCAGGTATAAGAGGTCTAGCAATTTCAGGGGGCCGACATGAAGTTGATTGAGAGTCTGAAATCTTGATGTCACAAGCATTTTTGGAAGGAGGATCAGCAATACTATCAAGTGAACCAATCCTAGATCTAGTATAAGGAACTGGTCCTTCCCAAAAACCAGATGAGGGTGTAGACGGCGCTGTCAATGAAGATTCACTGGAGTCATCAGTACCTGAACTTGTTGATGAAGTCCAATATTTAGACTGCGCGTCCCCATGAATGCTAGGCTTGGTGTGAGTATATTTTCCAGACGTGGAATCATAATCTGCAGTTTGTACCAATTGGGGTTGCTCTGTGTAGGATGGCTTAAATCTTTCTACCTTGGAATGATTAGTCTGAATCTTAACTGTATCAATAACAGCAGACCTATGACTGTCAGAAGCATCAGAGTCATTTGAATCAGATGCAGAATGATCAACAGAAGATCCACTTGAAGTAGAGAGGTCCAAATGTTCACATGAAGATGAATGAAGCACAAAACTGGAGTTCAAATTGAGACATTTTGAATCTGTCAGACTCTGTCCAACTGTGTCATGTTTTCCATCAGATGTTGCAAAGTATTTGGATCTCAAAAGTGCAGCTTCCTCTGGGGAAGCATCGCCTGATTCTGAAGAACGTCTGCCTTCAACCTCAGTGCTCTTAAGATGACTTCCATCCGATTCCTGCTTATACGTCTTCAGATGAGATTTTGCCTCAACATCATTGAGGTGATCCAAGTTGCTAACTGGACGGCATTCATCCTTGTGACCTTGTCTCCAATGAAGGATTTGACATTTGCCAGAGCTGacatgagtacaaaatataggAATATTAGAGATGTAGATATGTTTTAGAGCTTCAagaaaattaaagttgatagCTATCAAATAAGAGACAAGACACCTAAT
This genomic window contains:
- the LOC125854314 gene encoding ubiquitin carboxyl-terminal hydrolase 17, with translation MLVGGDLGFLSSLVVAAFVAVFGPVLGFVVRRKWRRSVARREEIKRLLVLASEEAARVELQAAEEYGYGYGYRYESLKEEDEVFVETPASSAPPPTISTSYSGSRQLQYQCAVCSSPTSTRCSQCKAVRYCSGKCQILHWRQGHKDECRPVSNLDHLNDVEAKSHLKTYKQESDGSHLKSTEVEGRRSSESGDASPEEAALLRSKYFATSDGKHDTVGQSLTDSKCLNLNSSFVLHSSSCEHLDLSTSSGSSVDHSASDSNDSDASDSHRSAVIDTVKIQTNHSKVERFKPSYTEQPQLVQTADYDSTSGKYTHTKPSIHGDAQSKYWTSSTSSGTDDSSESSLTAPSTPSSGFWEGPVPYTRSRIGSLDSIADPPSKNACDIKISDSQSTSCRPPEIARPLIPEAGEQGSNSKKNLENPTPIMVEVLKPVNRAESRFEIKDQKESSRSSASRSVTSDQLDVHGSRDKCTLTSEEGRYSSSSGSANLKKHDGLKVSLRSSSPSKSYRGVEDSTSALQLPKDRQKGSFPAKISDNISSNNRHDIQYVKSAKINGTQVASACSAESSAPLPNAKNGLKSSVLKVVDQLRSSKLTRGEESDVNGRYGNKALFPYESFVKLHNWKNELRPFGLVNCGNSCYANAVLQCLAFTPPLTSYFLQGLHSKTCEKKGWCFTCEFESLVLKAKDGNSPLSPSSIISHLESIGSNLGNGREEDAHEFLRYVIDTMQSICLKEAGVTAPGSFEEETSLIGLTFGGYLRSKIECMRCGGKSERQERIMDLTVEIDGDIGTLEEALKQFTHTETLDGENKYRCGRCKSYEKAKKKLKVVEAPNVLTVALKRFQSGKFGKLNKTIKFPEFLNLAPYMSGTSDKSPVYQLYGVVVHLDVMNAAFSGHYVCYVRNFQNKWYKVDDSSVKSVELERVLSKGAYMLLYSRCSPRGPRIMRSLTIPRDPKRSKQLTCKSRSHTRSPWDSSHGDSTSKTCNECSYPSHTSVRPIRPIFEEDTSSEQSSFFSELGSCSTDSTNRDSTSTDDLNIDIFGDSGVCWNSLWRSSSDSDTSSSSSSPSPLYSRHSPLADLDRYASAHEETSCSGNPETAGDGQGFWTGLHDRKGYTGIPETSGRTPPLCPNPTKHCRKVVSSHSSSKTDSSRLGRVNPCDKSKSPVTCRDR